One genomic window of Onychostoma macrolepis isolate SWU-2019 chromosome 25, ASM1243209v1, whole genome shotgun sequence includes the following:
- the jph3b gene encoding junctophilin-3 isoform X3: protein MSTGGRFNFDDGGSYCGGWEEGKAHGHGICTGPKGQGEYAGSWSHGFEVVGIYTWPSGNTYQGTWAQGKRHGIGVENKGKWVYKGEWTHGFKGRYGVRESTGTSGKYEGTWNNGLQDGYGTETYSDGDKLFPPSSTSC, encoded by the exons ATGTCCACTGGGGGCAGGTTCAACTTTGATGATGGGGGATCATACTGTGGAGGGTGGGAAGAGGGAAAGGCCCATGGCCATGGCATCTGCACAGGACCCAAGGGCCAAGGCGAGTACGCAGGCTCCTGGAGCCACGGCTTTGAGGTGGTGGGCATCTATACCTGGCCCAGTGGGAACACCTATCAGGGGACATGGGCGCAAGGTAAGCGCCACGGAATTGGAGTTGAAAACAAGGGCAAGTGGGTTTATAAAGGTGAGTGGACACATGGATTTAAGGGACGCTATGGTGTGCGGGAAAGCACAGGAACCAGTGGCAAATATGAGGGTACATGGAACAATGGCCTACAAGATGGATATGGAACGGAGACATACTCTGATGGAG ACAAGCTATTTCCTCCATCCTCCACAAGCTGCTGA